A genome region from Nocardia sp. NBC_00565 includes the following:
- a CDS encoding NAD(P)H-dependent amine dehydrogenase family protein codes for MPIRVAHIGTGNVGRLALAGLIESPRYELTGVCVSTPGKVGRDAGDLAGLDAPTGIAAVDTIDALLATEPECVVYCAMGDTRIQEAIEDCRRILAAGVDVVGSAPGMLQYPWKVLPGKYIDQVEQAAKEGNSSLFVTGVDPGFANDLLPFALAGTCQRVEQIRCTEIADYATYDGAIVMFDVMGFGKPLDELPMLLQPGILSIAWGAAIRQLAAGLGIELDAVTEGYERVVAPEAFDIAAGRIPQGGLAALRFEVRGMVGDRPVIVVEHITRLREDLCPDWPQPAQPGGSYRVEIVGEPSYLVDICPTSRKGDHNHAAIVAAAGRIVNAIPAVVAAEPGIRTMLDLPLVTRPGIFALESSTV; via the coding sequence ATGCCCATTCGCGTAGCCCACATCGGCACCGGGAACGTCGGCCGGCTCGCACTCGCCGGTCTGATCGAAAGCCCCCGCTACGAGCTGACCGGCGTGTGCGTCTCGACGCCGGGCAAGGTGGGCCGGGACGCCGGTGATCTCGCCGGGCTGGACGCGCCGACCGGTATCGCAGCGGTCGACACCATCGATGCCTTGTTGGCGACCGAACCGGAATGTGTCGTCTACTGCGCGATGGGCGACACTCGCATCCAGGAGGCGATCGAAGACTGCCGCCGGATCTTGGCCGCGGGCGTCGACGTCGTCGGATCGGCTCCCGGAATGTTGCAGTATCCGTGGAAGGTGTTGCCCGGTAAGTACATCGATCAGGTGGAACAGGCGGCCAAGGAGGGGAATTCGAGTCTGTTCGTCACGGGTGTGGATCCGGGCTTCGCCAACGATCTACTGCCGTTCGCGCTGGCGGGTACCTGCCAGCGTGTCGAGCAGATCCGCTGCACCGAGATCGCCGACTACGCCACCTACGATGGCGCGATCGTCATGTTCGACGTGATGGGGTTCGGCAAACCACTCGACGAGCTGCCGATGCTGTTGCAGCCCGGCATCCTGAGCATCGCCTGGGGTGCCGCGATCCGGCAACTGGCGGCGGGCCTCGGCATCGAGCTCGATGCGGTGACAGAGGGCTACGAGCGCGTTGTTGCCCCTGAGGCGTTCGATATCGCGGCGGGCCGGATTCCGCAGGGTGGTCTCGCGGCGCTGCGTTTCGAGGTGCGCGGCATGGTCGGGGATCGGCCGGTGATCGTGGTCGAGCACATCACGCGCTTGCGCGAGGACCTGTGCCCGGACTGGCCACAGCCCGCGCAGCCGGGCGGGTCCTATCGTGTCGAAATCGTCGGTGAGCCTTCGTACCTCGTGGATATCTGTCCCACCAGCCGGAAGGGCGACCACAACCACGCGGCCATCGTGGCGGCCGCCGGGCGAATCGTGAATGCGATCCCCGCAGTGGTGGCGGCCGAACCGGGCATCCGGACGATGCTAGATCTCCCGCTCGTCACCCGGCCCGGCATCTTCGCCCTGGAATCTTCTACTGTTTGA
- a CDS encoding glucose 1-dehydrogenase, with translation MGRVDGKVALISGGARGMGAAHAQLLVAEGAQVVIGDVLADEGKAITETLGDAARFVHLDVSDPADWDAAVTLAKHEFGTLNVLVNNAGIANGAPLQKFDLDKWRRIIDVNLTGTFLGMRAVVEPMIAAGGGSIINVSSIEGLRGAPWAHGYVASKWGVRGLAKSAALELAQHNIRVNSLHPGLIRTPMTAGIPDDMVTIPLGRPGTSEEVATFVVFLASDESSYATGSEFIVDGGLVTGVPHKTS, from the coding sequence ATGGGACGTGTAGACGGCAAAGTGGCACTCATCAGTGGCGGCGCCCGTGGAATGGGCGCCGCACACGCTCAACTGCTGGTGGCCGAGGGAGCACAGGTCGTCATCGGCGACGTGCTCGCCGACGAAGGCAAGGCGATTACCGAAACACTCGGTGACGCAGCGCGTTTCGTCCACCTCGACGTCAGCGATCCAGCGGACTGGGACGCCGCGGTCACGCTGGCGAAGCACGAGTTCGGCACGCTGAACGTCTTGGTCAACAATGCCGGGATCGCCAATGGCGCACCGCTGCAGAAGTTCGATCTCGACAAGTGGCGCCGCATCATCGACGTCAACCTGACGGGCACCTTCCTCGGTATGCGCGCTGTCGTCGAGCCGATGATCGCCGCGGGCGGCGGTTCGATCATCAACGTCTCCTCCATCGAGGGCTTGCGTGGTGCACCGTGGGCACACGGCTACGTCGCCTCGAAGTGGGGTGTGCGCGGCCTGGCGAAGTCGGCGGCGCTGGAACTCGCCCAGCACAACATTCGCGTCAATTCCTTGCACCCCGGCCTGATTCGCACACCGATGACCGCAGGCATCCCCGACGACATGGTCACAATCCCACTCGGGCGTCCCGGTACTTCTGAAGAAGTCGCGACCTTCGTCGTCTTCCTGGCCAGCGACGAATCCTCCTACGCCACCGGATCGGAGTTCATCGTGGACGGTGGCCTGGTCACCGGGGTGCCACACAAGACTTCCTGA
- a CDS encoding S-(hydroxymethyl)mycothiol dehydrogenase, producing the protein MTEVVRGVIAREVGAPVEVVPICIPDPGPHEVIVRVLACGVCHTDLTYREGGISNEFPFLLGHEAAGIVDRVGDSVTSVQVDDFVILNWRAVCGRCRACRRGRPWYCFDTFNAEQRMTLDDGTELTPALGIGAFADKTLVHEGQCTVVDSSTDPAVAGLLGCGVMAGLGAAMYTGGVGRGDSVAVIGCGGVGAAAIAGARLAGATTIIAVDRDESKLITAVDLGATHTVDADEQDPIARIQEYTAGFGADVVIDAVGRPETWQQAFYARDLAGTVVLVGVPTPEMRIDMPLLDFFSRGGALKSSWYGDCLPERDFPALISLYRQGRLPLSVFVTERIGLDDIEDSFATMKSGEVLRSVVTM; encoded by the coding sequence ATGACCGAGGTCGTCCGCGGTGTCATCGCCCGCGAAGTCGGCGCGCCCGTCGAGGTGGTGCCGATCTGCATCCCCGATCCCGGACCGCACGAGGTGATCGTCCGTGTGCTGGCATGCGGTGTCTGTCATACCGATCTCACGTATCGAGAAGGCGGAATCAGCAACGAATTTCCGTTCCTGCTCGGCCATGAGGCGGCCGGCATAGTCGACCGTGTCGGTGACTCGGTCACGTCTGTTCAGGTCGACGATTTCGTGATCCTGAACTGGCGGGCGGTCTGCGGACGCTGCCGCGCGTGCCGCCGCGGCCGACCGTGGTACTGCTTCGACACGTTCAACGCTGAGCAACGAATGACGCTGGACGACGGCACCGAGCTCACACCGGCACTCGGCATCGGCGCCTTCGCCGACAAGACCCTGGTGCACGAAGGTCAGTGCACCGTAGTCGATTCCAGCACCGATCCGGCCGTGGCGGGGCTGCTCGGCTGCGGTGTCATGGCGGGCTTGGGCGCCGCGATGTATACCGGCGGCGTGGGGCGTGGCGACAGCGTGGCGGTGATCGGTTGCGGCGGCGTCGGTGCGGCCGCGATCGCCGGTGCCCGGCTCGCGGGCGCGACGACCATCATCGCGGTGGACCGGGACGAATCGAAGCTGATCACCGCCGTCGACCTCGGCGCGACCCATACCGTCGACGCGGACGAGCAGGACCCGATCGCCCGAATCCAGGAGTACACAGCGGGTTTCGGCGCCGACGTGGTCATCGACGCCGTCGGCCGTCCGGAGACCTGGCAACAAGCGTTCTACGCACGCGATCTGGCAGGGACCGTGGTGCTGGTGGGCGTGCCGACACCCGAGATGCGCATCGATATGCCACTGCTGGACTTCTTCTCTCGCGGCGGCGCCCTCAAATCGTCCTGGTACGGCGACTGTCTCCCAGAACGCGACTTCCCAGCCCTCATCTCGCTCTACCGGCAGGGTCGACTACCGCTCAGCGTGTTCGTCACCGAACGCATCGGCCTCGACGATATCGAAGACTCTTTTGCCACCATGAAATCCGGGGAAGTCTTGCGGTCGGTCGTCACTATGTGA
- a CDS encoding cytochrome P450, with translation MTLVKPRRVSGGADEHGHLEEFRTDPIALMRRVRAECGDVGTFELAGRDVVLLSGAEANEFFFRASDEDLDQGAAYPFMKPIFGEGVVFDASPERRKEMLHNQALRADFMRGHAATIAAEVDRMLATWDDEGEIDLLEFFAELTIYTSSACLIGLKFRNELDSRFAHLYHELEQGTDALAYVDPYAPIDSFRRRDEARVKLVELVQAIMDGRAANPPSGKDFRDMLDVLMSVTDESGAPRFSASEITGIFISMMFAGHHTTSGTAAWTTIELLRNPEILDAVVTELDGLYADDSEVSHNALRQIPNLEASLKEALRLHPPLIIVMRIARGEFEVCGHQIADGDMVAATPAVSNRIPEDFPEPDTFDPSRYLDPRQEDIVNRWTWIPFGAGRHRCVGAPFALMQLKAIFSILLRDWEFELSQPSDTYRNDHSKMVVQLQQPCRVRYRRRRR, from the coding sequence ATGACACTGGTCAAGCCGCGGCGGGTATCCGGCGGAGCCGACGAGCACGGGCACCTCGAGGAGTTCCGCACTGATCCGATCGCGCTGATGCGGCGTGTTCGGGCCGAATGCGGCGACGTGGGGACCTTCGAGCTCGCCGGGCGTGATGTTGTGCTGCTGTCGGGTGCAGAGGCGAACGAATTCTTCTTCCGGGCCAGTGATGAGGACCTCGACCAGGGTGCTGCCTATCCGTTCATGAAACCGATCTTCGGCGAGGGCGTGGTATTCGACGCCAGTCCGGAACGCCGCAAAGAGATGTTGCACAACCAGGCGCTGCGCGCCGACTTCATGCGCGGGCACGCCGCGACCATCGCCGCCGAGGTGGATCGGATGCTGGCGACCTGGGACGACGAGGGCGAGATCGACCTGCTCGAGTTCTTCGCCGAGCTGACGATCTATACGTCCTCGGCCTGCCTGATCGGGCTGAAGTTCCGCAACGAGCTCGATTCGCGGTTCGCGCATCTCTACCACGAGCTGGAGCAGGGCACGGACGCGCTGGCCTACGTCGATCCGTATGCCCCGATCGACAGCTTCCGCCGCCGCGACGAAGCCCGCGTGAAACTCGTCGAGCTGGTGCAAGCGATTATGGACGGCCGCGCGGCGAATCCGCCGTCCGGTAAGGACTTTCGCGACATGCTCGACGTGCTGATGTCGGTCACGGACGAGAGCGGCGCGCCGCGATTCTCGGCCAGCGAGATCACCGGCATCTTCATTTCGATGATGTTCGCCGGGCACCACACCACCTCCGGCACAGCGGCGTGGACGACCATCGAATTGCTGCGTAACCCCGAAATATTGGACGCGGTGGTCACCGAGCTCGACGGGTTGTACGCCGACGATTCGGAAGTCAGCCACAACGCGTTGCGCCAGATTCCGAATCTGGAGGCGTCGCTGAAGGAGGCGTTGCGGCTGCATCCGCCGCTTATCATCGTGATGCGCATCGCCCGTGGCGAATTCGAGGTGTGCGGGCACCAGATCGCGGACGGCGATATGGTCGCGGCCACGCCCGCGGTCTCCAATCGGATTCCCGAGGACTTCCCCGAGCCGGACACCTTCGATCCGAGCCGCTACCTCGATCCGCGGCAGGAAGACATCGTCAACCGCTGGACCTGGATTCCCTTCGGGGCGGGCAGGCATCGGTGTGTCGGGGCGCCGTTCGCGCTCATGCAGCTGAAGGCGATCTTCTCGATCCTGTTGCGGGACTGGGAATTCGAGCTGTCCCAGCCGTCGGACACCTACCGTAACGACCACTCCAAGATGGTGGTGCAGCTGCAGCAGCCGTGCCGCGTCCGTTACCGCCGCCGGCGGCGGTAA
- a CDS encoding TetR/AcrR family transcriptional regulator, which produces MSELAYSGAEATRRRLTEKQADTVDRLTIAVVEVLSREGYSGTTIRLVAAEAGVGTATAYTYFSSKEHLISEVYWRRLAATPLPEMDGLDRVERVDAILRQIAMLLADEPALAAAVSNALLGDDPDVKHLRVRIGAEIRRRIQFGLGTDDQESLDILELLYSGALLRGGMGHMSYSEVADLLAASAKRLLS; this is translated from the coding sequence ATGTCTGAACTTGCGTACTCCGGAGCCGAAGCCACTCGGCGACGTCTGACCGAGAAGCAGGCCGACACCGTCGACCGCCTTACGATCGCGGTCGTCGAGGTGTTGTCTCGTGAAGGGTACTCGGGCACGACGATACGGCTCGTGGCTGCGGAGGCGGGGGTGGGCACGGCCACGGCGTACACGTATTTCTCCTCGAAGGAACATCTGATTTCCGAGGTGTACTGGCGCCGGTTGGCCGCCACGCCTCTGCCCGAGATGGATGGACTGGATCGAGTAGAGCGTGTGGACGCGATACTGCGCCAGATAGCGATGCTCCTTGCCGATGAGCCCGCATTGGCTGCGGCGGTCAGCAATGCGCTGCTGGGTGACGATCCCGATGTGAAGCACCTGCGGGTGCGGATCGGGGCCGAGATTCGCCGTCGGATCCAATTCGGGCTCGGCACGGATGATCAGGAATCGCTCGACATTCTCGAGTTGCTGTACTCCGGCGCTTTGCTGCGCGGCGGGATGGGGCACATGTCCTACTCGGAGGTCGCTGATCTGCTGGCGGCGTCCGCCAAGCGCCTGCTGAGCTGA
- a CDS encoding nuclear transport factor 2 family protein, with protein MTDFDRAELDDMVQRWVQANKDCEAAGDWRPLAEFYTEDATYGWNYGPTQEFMAVGRKEIREWALGTEMEGLEGWVYTYRDFVIDDRSGNIIGLWEQISDAKRADGANYSPAGIGGSWFRYAGNFQWSWQRDFFDFGNVSALFMEMITNNALSDGMQKRIKRSVSGDPLPGWYQIGAGPTPLW; from the coding sequence GTGACTGATTTCGATCGCGCCGAACTCGACGATATGGTGCAACGCTGGGTGCAGGCCAACAAGGACTGCGAGGCCGCAGGCGATTGGCGCCCACTCGCCGAGTTCTACACCGAAGACGCGACCTATGGCTGGAACTATGGCCCCACCCAGGAATTCATGGCCGTCGGCCGTAAAGAGATCCGCGAGTGGGCGCTCGGCACCGAGATGGAGGGCCTAGAAGGCTGGGTCTACACCTATCGGGACTTCGTCATCGACGACCGCAGCGGCAACATCATCGGTTTGTGGGAGCAGATCAGTGACGCAAAGCGCGCCGACGGCGCCAACTATTCGCCCGCTGGTATCGGCGGCAGCTGGTTCCGCTACGCAGGCAACTTCCAATGGTCCTGGCAGCGCGACTTTTTCGACTTCGGCAATGTCAGCGCCCTGTTCATGGAGATGATCACGAACAATGCGCTGTCCGACGGCATGCAGAAACGCATCAAGCGTTCGGTGTCCGGCGATCCGCTGCCGGGCTGGTACCAGATCGGCGCGGGCCCGACGCCGCTGTGGTGA